In one SAR202 cluster bacterium genomic region, the following are encoded:
- the priA gene encoding primosomal protein N' codes for MASQSEQWRRFAEVAVDAPVEPGRTFSYQVPERLQARPGHLVQVPFGRRVLQGLVIQTADQPQFPETREITGIIESSPPLSRVQMELVRWTSDYYICSLFAAAAPMLPPGGRVRQRIFYELTNSVPQGVTRLNPYQDRVIAYIKSHNKVEEPQLVAGLGQGARAAARRLVQMGLVSRRDEWVGESIRPKTRQAIRLSPEFTTMVASEIEVLSYRAPKQAGLLDALLESGVSMGLPEAREEFGASAVTSILQKGWVIKETLPVDRDPLDGKVFQPSLPVALTPAQDRAAAEIRATMDNVARRPRVLLLEGVTGSGKTEVYLDAVRHAISSGKRAIVLVPEIALTPQTVERFATRFPGNVAVLHSGLSAGQRFDQWHKIHRGDYGVVIGSRSAIFAPQPDLGLIVLDEEHEWTYKQHEASPRYHSRTVALKLAELTGAAVVLGSASPDVVSYFHAVEGRHRLLKLPDRVSGNGGGGKTAAGLATVSIVDMRKELKEGNRGMFSRELQAAMAECIETESQGILFLNRRGSSSYMQCSNCGYGLRCRRCDVAMTYHKDENRLICHYCALRRIPPKMCPKCLEFKLNFYGIGTQSVVEEINGRFPGARVLRWDRDTATGPAEYENLLEYFRSGRFNFLVGTQMIAKGLHFPSVTLVGVVSADVGLGVPEYRAGERTFQIVFQVAGRAGRGTKAGKVVVQTFQPENYAVRAAARQEYEAFYTQEIAHRREQGNPPFSRIVRLLYGHVNNAIAEREALRFADQIRDQRDSWELRHIAVLGPMPAFPSRIRGHFRWQIMLRGDYPRELLEKLPVPNGWTIDIDPVGLG; via the coding sequence ATGGCAAGCCAGTCTGAGCAATGGCGCAGGTTCGCGGAAGTGGCGGTCGACGCGCCGGTAGAGCCGGGCCGGACCTTCAGCTACCAGGTCCCGGAGCGCCTCCAGGCGCGACCTGGTCACCTTGTCCAGGTCCCCTTCGGGAGGCGCGTGCTGCAGGGCCTGGTGATTCAGACCGCAGACCAGCCACAATTCCCCGAGACCCGGGAAATTACCGGGATCATCGAGTCCAGCCCGCCGCTAAGCCGCGTGCAAATGGAGTTGGTCCGGTGGACGAGCGACTATTACATCTGCTCGCTTTTCGCCGCCGCGGCGCCCATGCTACCCCCCGGAGGCCGCGTCAGGCAGCGCATCTTCTATGAGCTGACCAATAGTGTCCCTCAGGGCGTAACTCGCCTCAACCCGTACCAGGACCGCGTCATCGCGTACATCAAGTCGCACAACAAGGTGGAAGAGCCCCAGCTCGTCGCCGGGCTCGGGCAGGGCGCCCGCGCGGCCGCTCGCCGCCTGGTGCAGATGGGCCTTGTAAGCCGCAGGGACGAATGGGTGGGGGAATCCATCCGCCCCAAGACGCGCCAGGCCATCAGGCTCTCCCCCGAATTCACGACAATGGTCGCAAGCGAGATCGAGGTCCTCTCATACCGCGCTCCCAAGCAGGCGGGGCTACTGGACGCATTACTGGAATCCGGCGTGTCGATGGGCCTGCCGGAGGCCCGTGAGGAGTTCGGGGCCAGCGCAGTTACTTCCATCCTCCAGAAGGGCTGGGTGATCAAAGAGACCCTGCCGGTTGACCGCGACCCTCTGGACGGTAAGGTATTCCAGCCGTCGCTTCCGGTCGCGCTTACTCCCGCCCAGGACCGGGCCGCCGCGGAGATCAGGGCCACGATGGATAACGTTGCCCGGCGCCCCAGGGTGTTGCTTCTCGAGGGGGTGACAGGCAGCGGCAAGACCGAGGTCTACCTGGACGCCGTGCGCCATGCGATAAGTTCAGGGAAACGGGCAATCGTCCTGGTCCCTGAGATCGCGTTGACGCCCCAGACGGTGGAGCGGTTCGCCACGCGCTTCCCGGGCAACGTGGCTGTACTCCACAGCGGCCTCTCGGCGGGGCAGCGCTTCGACCAGTGGCACAAGATCCATCGCGGCGACTACGGCGTCGTCATCGGCTCCCGCAGCGCGATATTTGCCCCCCAGCCGGACCTGGGGCTGATTGTGCTCGATGAGGAGCACGAGTGGACATACAAACAGCACGAAGCAAGCCCGCGATATCATTCCCGGACGGTGGCGCTCAAGCTGGCCGAGCTCACCGGCGCGGCCGTGGTGCTGGGAAGCGCTTCGCCGGATGTCGTGTCTTACTTCCATGCTGTCGAGGGGCGACACCGGTTGCTCAAGCTGCCTGACCGCGTGTCGGGGAACGGCGGCGGGGGCAAAACAGCCGCCGGACTGGCGACCGTGAGCATAGTGGACATGCGGAAGGAGCTCAAAGAGGGTAACCGCGGGATGTTCAGCCGCGAGCTCCAGGCGGCAATGGCGGAGTGCATCGAGACCGAATCGCAGGGCATCCTGTTCCTCAACAGGCGCGGATCCTCCTCATACATGCAATGCTCCAACTGCGGCTACGGGCTCCGCTGCCGCAGGTGCGACGTTGCAATGACCTATCATAAGGACGAAAATCGGCTGATATGCCACTACTGTGCCCTGCGCCGCATCCCGCCCAAAATGTGCCCCAAGTGCCTCGAATTCAAGCTCAACTTCTACGGCATCGGAACACAGTCCGTTGTTGAGGAGATCAACGGGCGCTTTCCGGGCGCCAGGGTGCTGCGGTGGGACAGGGATACCGCCACCGGCCCGGCGGAATATGAAAACCTGCTGGAGTACTTCCGCTCCGGCAGGTTCAACTTTCTCGTGGGCACGCAGATGATCGCCAAGGGCCTGCACTTCCCATCGGTGACCCTCGTTGGAGTCGTCTCCGCGGACGTTGGACTCGGTGTGCCTGAATACAGGGCGGGCGAGCGGACCTTCCAGATCGTCTTTCAGGTGGCGGGACGGGCAGGGCGCGGCACGAAGGCTGGGAAGGTGGTAGTGCAGACATTCCAGCCTGAGAATTACGCCGTCCGGGCGGCTGCGCGCCAGGAGTATGAGGCCTTTTACACGCAGGAGATTGCACACCGCCGGGAGCAGGGGAACCCGCCATTCAGCCGCATAGTGCGCTTGCTGTACGGCCACGTGAACAACGCCATCGCCGAGCGGGAGGCGCTGCGGTTCGCCGACCAGATCCGCGACCAGCGCGACTCGTGGGAGCTGCGCC
- a CDS encoding 50S ribosomal protein L19, with protein sequence MLDAHHLFNLERNPKIENFDPGDTVRVSVKVTEGDRTRTQNFEGVVIRKRGHGPGETFTVRRAVQETAIERTFLIHSIVVEGVKLIRRGDVRRAKLFYLRGRSGRNARIKEKRSALPQAAKPKA encoded by the coding sequence ATTTTGGACGCCCATCACCTTTTTAACCTTGAGCGAAACCCCAAGATCGAGAATTTCGACCCCGGTGATACCGTCCGCGTCAGCGTGAAGGTCACCGAGGGCGACAGGACCAGGACACAGAACTTCGAAGGCGTGGTCATACGCAAGCGCGGCCACGGCCCGGGCGAGACGTTCACCGTCCGCCGAGCCGTACAGGAGACCGCCATAGAGCGCACTTTCCTCATCCACTCCATCGTGGTTGAGGGCGTAAAGCTCATCCGCAGGGGCGATGTTCGCCGCGCCAAGCTCTTCTACCTGCGCGGCCGTTCCGGCCGCAACGCCAGGATCAAGGAGAAGCGCTCCGCATTGCCCCAGGCTGCAAAGCCCAAGGCCTGA